In the Corythoichthys intestinalis isolate RoL2023-P3 chromosome 18, ASM3026506v1, whole genome shotgun sequence genome, aatcgaatcggagcctctgaattgtaatcgcaatcgaatcgttaggtgcccaaagattcccagctctacttcaAACTATCAAAACTAAAATTCTAGCTGCTGATTGAGCGCCTACCTGTGCCGAGGGAGAAGCGTTCTCCCTTAGAAGCGAGTGAGGGGACGAACTATGGGCTCTGCAGGACGGCGCTTTTGGGTGGACCGCGTGCTGCCTGGTGATCCCTGATTGGCTCTGTGAGGCCGGCCTGCCTGGGCCCTGCTGCTGAGGCTGCTGACCAAATTCACTGTGGATAGGCTGCTGCAGCAACATCTAAAATACGTACAGAGAAAATATTAAATTACAATAGGAGAGCGTGTCTTCTCATAACATGAGCCATTGAGCACCTTCTGAGTCATAAAGGAACTGAATCACTGTTATACAAATGTGAATGAATGTGGGTCATTAACTCCGCACGCCACCTCTTGGTGGGGCCATTTCCCCTATTACTGTGGGAGGGTAGCCAACACAAGGCTAATTAACCCAGATGACATGTACACTCACCAGTTTTAGCATAAGACGCACCTGCTCAGTGAAATAAGAGCCAATCGACAGATGTTTCGTTTGGTTACCTGAAGATTAGCCAGTTGAAGCTTCTCCTTGATGTCATGCAGCTCCTGCTGCTGCGTCTTTATATCGGCCTGCAGAATGCGCGTCCTCTCCTCCAGTTGCTCCTTTAGTTGGTTCATGACACCCAGCTGAGGCTGCTGCAGCTGGAACATGGGCGACTGTTGCTGCGTTTGCTGTTGCTGTAAACACAGTACAATTATACTGCGCGTGAGCCGGCACATCTAAACCCGTCACagcttgacattttttaaaaaccgagGTATATGTGGAAAAGCGTCACACAGCGAGTTTTTTAATCATGTACTCTGTATCCCATAATGCATTGCATGCAAAAAAATAGACATCAATGGGCGGTATTTTGGCAGTATACCAATCAGTCAGATAGTAACAttctggtgctttttattttgaaaatctaaCACATTCCCTAATAGGGATGTCACGATGCAGATTTTTTGACTTCCTATGCGATTTATTTCAAGATATGTTTTGCCGATACCGATCCGATACCTATATTTTTAGACCAGtaaaaataatagaaaaaaattctatttttgtaTTGCTGGTACCTCCTCAAGAACATGACATAATGTTCTGTTACTACAgtcctggccaaaagtattggcaccactgcaattctgtcagataatgctcaatttctcccagaaaatgatggtAATTACTAgacatgtcccgatcgatcgggtccgatcacgtcattttcaaagtatcggaatcggcaaaaaaatatcggccatgccttttttaatatatatattttttttaattaaatcgttttctaattgtatttaacgttacagacataatatgttacactcatccagagtctttagtttaggcttaaggtagggttatcaaatttatcccgataacggcagtaattaattttttaaaaaatgtatcacgttaaaatatttaacgcaattaatgcatgcgctgcacgacccactcacgcattgttgcactCAAtccataatggcgccgttttacctatatagagagataaaaggcagcgtaaaatgagtagaataaattttggcagcctttggagcctttttttaattggctaaagccttacaatccctcttcctacgattagaaatatcatgggaagcactgtggggaagcaaggtagcaattgatctttttcttaataccctattttatttcccaacgcagagaagatatacagtgccttgcaaaagtattcggcccccttgaatcttgcaacctttcgccacatttcaggcttcaaacataaagatatgaaatttaatttttttgtcaagaatcaacaagaagtgggacacaatcgtgaactggaacaacatttattggataatttaaacttttttaacaaataaaaaactgaaaagtggggcgtgcaatattattcggcccctttactttcagtgcagcaaactcactccagaagttcagtgaggatctctgaatgatccaatgttgtcctaaatgaccgatgatgataaatagaatccacctgtgtgtaatcaagtctccgtataaatgcacctgctctgtgatagtctcagggttctgtttaaagtgcagagagcattatgaaaaccaaggaacacaccaggcaggtccgagatactgttgtggagaagtttaaagccggatttggatacaaaaagatttcccaagctttaaacatctcaaggagcactgtgcaagccatcatattgaaatggaaggagcatcagaccactgcaaatctaccaagacccggccgtccttccaaactttcttctcaaacaaggagaaaactgatcagagatgcagccaagaggcccatgatcactctggatgaactgcagagatctacagctgaggtgggagagtctgtccataggacaacaatcagtcgtgcactgcacaaatctggcctttatggaagagtggcaagaagaaagccatttctcaaagatatccataaaaagtctcgtttaaagtttgccacaagccacctgggagacacaccaaacatgtggaagaaggtgctctagtcagatgaaaccaaaattgaactttttggccacaatgcaaaacgatatgtttggcgtaaaagcaacacagctcatcaccctgaacgcaccatccccactgtcaaacatggtggtggcagcatcatggtttgggcctgcttttcttcagcagggacagggaagatggttaaaattgacggcagccaaatacaggaacattctggaagaaaacctgttggtatctgcacaagacctgagactgggacggagatttatcttccaacaggacaatgatccaaaacataaagccaaatctacaatggaatggttcaaaaataaacgtatccaggtgttagaatggccaagtcaaagtccagacctgaatccaatcgagaatctgtggaaagagctgaagactgctgttcacaaacactctccatccaacctcactgagctcgagctgttttgcaaggaagaatgggcaagaatgtcagtctctcgatgtgcaaattgatagaaacataccccaagcgacttgcagctgtaattggagcaaaaggtggcgcgacaaagtattaacgcaagggggccgaataatattgcacgccccacttttcagttttttatttgttaaaaaagtttaaattatccaataaattttgttccacttcacgattgtgtcccacttgttgttgattcttgacaaaaaattaaaattttatatctttatgtttgaagcctgaaatgtggcgaaaggttcaagggggccgaatacttttgcaaggcactgtatcaattggtagcactatgcacagtcatggttccacttcccatcgtgcgtttgggcatggctacagtatcatttaatgaaagctcaacaaatacactggatggcaatatttagtcacaaaatacaaagtcacaagtctttctatccgtggatccctctcacagagagaatgttaataatgtaaatgccatcttgaggacttattgtcataataaacaaatacagtacttatgcactgtatgttgaatgtatatattcgtccgaatttgattcaatatttttcttaatgcattgccaaaatgtatatgatcaggaaaaattatcgggaatgattggaattgaatcgggagcaaaaaaaagcaatctgatcgagaaatatcgggatcggcagatactcaaactaaaacgattgggatcggatcgggagcaaaaaaacatgatcggaacaaccctagaaatAACAACcacaggattttttttagattattccTAATGTCTTGGTGAAGTAACttaacaaaatggcattttttttaacccttttatTTCATGGTCATGGATTTGAACTGATTAAAAAACACGGAACGttcaatgaaatttttttttaaagagttgaAAGTTCCGAAGCAGCAATTAAAGCAGACGCTCATCTGAAAAATGTCCTAGTTGTCGTCTAAATTGTGCACGTCATCCTACAACCTTCAGGTGATGTACACAGCTGAGAGGAAACACACTCGCCGCGCACACACGTGAGTAAAAGAGTCCTAACACCACTGCATATAAACAAAAGAGAGGAAGACAAATGACAGGAAGGGAACTCTAAGCACTTACCATCGCTGCGTTCTTGCTGCATGGAGGAGAATGGGGGAGGCTCATTTGGGGCACCAGGTCAAAGGAATTTTGTCTTTGGATGGAATtctaaaaggggaaaaaagtcaTCAAGTTGACCATTCCAAACATTGTGTTGACTCACTTATTTTATGATCTCCAAACATTTCCACAACCATTGTACAAACTGACCTTTGAACTCCCAACTTGTAATCTggcaggcgtcctctcggtccCAATGGAAGCGGACTGCCATGACCGTGTGCAAGTCTCTGTGTATGAGTTGGCTGCTGCACAGAAGACAAATCGTACACGCTCATTAACAATTGCCATTGAAAGAACAGAAGTTTTTCACAAATCCAGGAGCTTACTTAGTTTTGCTTAATGGGAACCAGATTAGAAaagtgtactgtaattttcggactataagccactacttttttctttcattttgaatcctgcggtttatagtccagtgcagcttatttgtcgatttatttgggttaataggcaatacatgcctcctagtatgcattacagcactacagatgtaaataacaatcaaaattcatgatatgtgctaattatttcttcagttactgttccagttgtttcattaattgctagttatggtatttggtaacactttatttgacagtggcatcataagacgatCATATTTgtaacatgacactatcatgggcattactgaatgcttattaagtgtcatccggaaaatgatgttactaactccatttatgtacagtttggatcttttaaatccactcagaagtgagataatttgatggataacactaaatgacatttgttataaatagggctgtcaaacgattaaaatttttaatcgagttaatcacagcttaaaaattagtaaatcgtaattcatcgcaattcaaaccatctataaaatatgctatatttttctgtaaattattgttggaatggaaagataagacacaagacggatatatacattcaacatacggtacataagtactgtatttgtttattataacaataaatcaacaagatggcattaacattctgttaaagcgatcaatggatagaaagacttgtagttcttaaaagataaatgttagtacaagttatagatattttacattaaacccctcttaatgttttcgttttaataacatttgtaaaattttcaatcaaaaaataaactagtagctcgccattgttgatgtcaataattacacaatgctcatggtgcataaaatctcacccaagcgccagcagagggagacaaaaaacacaagtaacaagtggacatgacactgctgtcattttaatctgtttgagcggggcatgtgcgttaattgcgtcaaatattttaacgtgattaatttaaaaaatttattgccgcccgttaacgcgataattttgacagccctagttataagcattcattaatgctcatgacagtgtcaagtagtgctgcaacgattaatcgattaactcgagtattcgattagaaaaaaatatttgaattaaactGTATTGCTTggtgtattcgtttaattaaagtggggttGTTATGGTTATTTTGAaagggtttgcatttagttttattgattagagtggatacactgccctctggtctgcctcatttcacatggctgaatccaactgctcccgattaagaccaacgtatgttggtttttgtttgagctaatgttttttatgcagtcataatttaatttatagtcatatttagccgttttttgtgagaatatgtgtctgaaccattgtttaaattttttttttttttaaatagcattttatagcatttaagctagcggacttttgctatgtaagttagccaactgttcttttgttgtacatagatcctcaatgttattattattttttttatatcgtttgagcctcagctcaggtattttaatttttcatgttccttatccatttactcgattattcgaactaactagttcatcgattaatcgactgctaaaataattgatagctgcagccctagtgtcaagtcatagttatgattgtctaataacAGTGTTATGGCGCTACTGTCAAATTAAGGGGTGCAGAAACGACTAGTAACGACTAGTGTATCCAAAAGTGGCGGAGTAATAGTTGCGTTTTTTCTTGATAAATCTActcaaaagtaaaaaattgctcacgtaaatgtaacggagtacatgtaacacgcCACTACCCACCACTGGTTAATTCCAAttcacgcggaaattcgggttacgttgccagcaTAGGAAtgtaactcgttcgtaacctgtaCTACCTGTACTTGTTTGTCTTTGCTGGTGGCAGTTTATTTCCCAATGTAGTTGTAGTGGCTACTATGTGAGTTGACCACCTGAACATTTAAGAAATTTTCATCGATTCgtagccattgacggcgatagacgttcaaACTGTTCGAACTGGTTGGATTGTCGGCGATCCTGCGACCACACGGGAGGAGCCCCTCGGCTTATAATATGAGTTGGCACTTTAGGGAATCGAAGATGACTCACACGCTGAGTCTGACAGAGCCGTGTGGGAGGACTTCCGAGAGCTGTGGGAGGATACGGAACGTGTGCCGCTGTTTCTTTCTCGTGGCGGGTCCAGTGTGGAGCACATGTCCAAATACAGCTCCTGAGCCTGAAACGTAGCGGACAAGTTGCTCAAATTTTAGAAATCCCTCtgagaaatgtcttcaattttACCTTCACAGAAGAGGGCGCGATCTCAGGAGGAGACAGCTCCTCCAGGCCAAAGGCTCGCCTCCGTTCCGCTCGTACTTCCGCGTAACTGAATCACAAGAAGATTGGGATATTCGTCACAGTGCCTCATAGGCATCCGTCATCTCCTGCCGACAAAATAGGCTCACCTGACAACAGTGTGCGTACACACAATGAACTCGGGTTTGGAGTTCCACTGATGATACGTAATGTAGTAGTGCGTCCGCAACCAGATCCATTGTTGACCCTTCGTCAAAAAGCGGTAATAGCAGGATTTACCTTTTCCGAACTGCATTACTGGTGAGAGAAATAAGCACAGTCAAGCTCTCGCTAACGGTGAATAAACAGTTTGAGGTCATTCTAATACATTCCGAAAACTGCTTTACTTACATTGCTTATGACATTCTGCTATAAGCTCCAAGTCATCCACATGATAGTAATCATAGCCGGATGTTCCAAGCACTTCGAATGGTAAATATCCTATGATTGGGGAAGCTCTGCAAGAAATGAAATCAACAATAAAAGCAACGACGACTCATTGCTAGCTGGAGATCGTATTGAAGTCACTGACGTTTTACCTGTGatctaaaaacaaaaacttccaTTCGAGGCTGTGTCTTGACGTGAATTCGTCGCAAGGATCATCCACGGTACACAAAtcctattaaaaaaattaaataggaGGGGGAAATCAATGACTTCACAACAAGTAATGTTTACTCAAGCGTGGCAGCAAGCCTGAAtaagaacaacaaaaaagctATTAGGTGGCACAAACACATCTGCTTTATTATTAGTCCTGTTGTTTACAACCACAAAATGAGTTTTCTGACCAACCATGGTAAACATTAATCCCAAATTGAAGTGGATTTTGAAATAGTCTTGTTTTTTAACGCTAATGTGGCATTACAACAAAAGCATAAATGTCAGTTGCAAAGAACCATAAAGCTATAAGAACAAGGGATGTCcccatcacatatttttgcacccgactcCGAGTCACCtgtttttgagaatctgccgatgagTCTCGATCcgattcccccccaaaaaaattactACCGGTAATTTTTTGAACCAAGTTCCTCCTCTTTTTCTGGGGGTGTTGCGGAGGATGTttcattgaaataagtcaatgttttggctactctggtgcgctttttttggctttgttccGCTTTTCTTGCTTGCATACCGAGTgtccgccattctcaactttccacgcatatctatttttttaacccttcgttAACCGTCGACAGGATCTTGTGGTCGTCGACTCatttatgtcgactagtcgcgaCAGCTCGACtcattaacaaattaaaaactTTTGTTCACATAGGTTAAACACACATATACCGTATATTAACAGCTTGATATAGATGTAAAATTCttacatatacagtagtttCCAAGGCAGAAACATAACAGAAATCACTCAACAGTGTCAAGTTGACTGACAGCTGGAAGTAACGTACTGTAAAATGTTAACTGGGTTAACCATGGCGACTCTGGCCGgcacaagttttttgttttttttttttttaattatgtaaaGCGATTCctcatttttcacggttaatcgggaccagaacccactgcAATAAGTGAAAAGCCGTGAAGTAgcatcccctttttttttttggtgtgttcaatgtatttattcagatttagcattggaaagagttaCATATAAGACATATATGCtaagttttttcactttttttcctcaaagtataatttaaaaaaaaaacttactgtatgtatttatattgtattcccatttaatgctcttttaagTGCCATAACATGACATaacttatttaacatggctaaatctagctgctccctgttaagaccaacataaggtacacaTATACCGTATATTAACAGTTTGGTATGGATGTAAAATTCTTACAGACATATAGTTTCCAAGGCAGAAATGTAACAGAAATCACTCAGCAGCGTCAAGTTGACCGACAGCTGGAAGTAACCTACTGTAAATTGTTAACTGGGTTAACCATGGCGACTCTAGCCagcacaagtttttttttttttttttttttttaattatataaagTGATTCGTCATTATTCACGGTTAtcagggaccagaacccactcaATAAGTGAAAAGCCGCTAAGTAGcaccccaaattttttttttttttttttttttttttttttttttgggaaagttacatataagacatataagttttttcacttttttttcctcaaaatataatttttaaaaaaacttattgtatgtatttatattgtattcccatttaatgctcttttgaaagtgccataagatgacataacttatttaacatggctaaatctagctgctccctgttaagaccaacttaaggtacacatatactgtatattaacagTTTGGTATGGATGTAAAATTCTTACAGACATATAGTTTCCAAGGCAGAAATGTAACAGAAATCACTCAACAGCGTCAAGTTGACCGACAGCTGGAAGTAACCTACTGTAAAATGTTAACTGGGTTAACCATGGCGAATCTAGCTagcacaagttttttttttttttaattatataaagTGATTCGTCATTTTTCACGGTTAtcagggaccagaacccactcaATAAGTGAAAAGCCGCTAAGTAGcaccccccaaattttttattttttggggggggggaagagttacatataagacatataagttttttcacttttttttcctcaaaatatattttttaaaaaactttatgtatgtatatatatcaaaaatgtatatttcaataattatgaaaattttaaaaaatgttactgtccctccgaattatttttaaacaacactaaagtagaaaaatgcttgtctttattgaaGGCTTCATTGAGtgcgtccactcaaatccgctccagctgctcacttacacacaatgagttgccacagcaactgtttaacaagctaaacgatgattgacgcatgcggcgctttgaagttttggcTTCCAAGTGTCTCTAAAACcctaacatctgtcaatcatcgttaactttattcAGCAATtccagtgcactgccagaccaagaaaagcagcaggagggagagggagaccacgtgatcggatcgggagagctcatcatttaaaaaaaatttttttttcattgggaaAAAACGTCCATGATGGACAGAGGGTGTtaagtttgaagcacgaagtagcgatGGATAACTGTATAGCATAAATTACAAACCGAATCATTTTTTACCCGATcacaatcctctgaaaaattgcctgatcggcctgatttccaatcacgtgatcggatcgggacatccctaataagaacaaacatatTTTTGTCTTCACTGCAACAATCATAACAAAGTTGCTACACACGCGAAATAGACATCTCCAGGCGTGTTCAGAAACACCTCGGGCAAAATGGAGTGACATATTTGTTACGCTTCAATCAATGCTGGTTCCAAGTGTTAAATAATGCTGACTCAACAAATCTCACCTTCAAAAACTGCGGCGTGACTAAACGTACAGTAGCAATGAGGCAGACCTGCTCCTCCGTCGACGACTGCAGGCTTCTGGGTAACGTCAGTTCAACCCCGTTACAAGTTGTAGGCACTTGGAGAAATGACAGTACAACTTGTGTTACGGAAAATGACCGGATTCCGTGAGACAATTTAGGCTTGCGCTCACCATTGTTATGAAACTTGAAGTCTCCGACAAACTTGACATACTCGTACACAGGTGGCTCTTTTGGATTAATGTTCCCTCTGGCAAGGTGACAGCAAAATTCCACATGCGCCTCACCTAAAAAACGGCATATTAAAACTGCGAAGTGGCGAGAAAGTGTTTATGACTTCACCGgaaaaatttgatttttatgCTGATTGACCGTATCATTGGCACGCTGATTTTAAAATTGCAGTCAATTTTTTTCCGAGCGTGATAATTTATTTCTGCACTATTTGCTCACAACCAGCTATATCCTTGGTAAAAACTAATAGTGTTAGATAAAAATCGTCAAACGGAAGTGCATTGCTgctacaccaaaaaaaaaaagactaagagAAACGtgaaaactatcatgtaaaaatgaaataattatcatgtaaaattgGGATAATTATCATATGAACGATACCTTAGAAAGGTGATAACTATTATGTAGAAACATGATAActattatgtaaaaacgtgaacgctatcatgtaaaaactggataattatcatgtatgtATGGGATAATTATCGCGTAAAAACAGAATTATTATGTAAAATCGTTATCTTAGAAACGTGATAACTACCATGTAGAAATGTGATAACTATCGTGTAAGAATGTGAAAACTATCATGTGAAAACGGgatcatttcaatgtaaaaacgtgaaaacTGTCATATAAAAAtgggataattatcatgtaaaaacaagaTAATTATGTGAAAACGTGAtctgtaaaaatgtgaaaactatcatgtaaaaacgataATTGTCATATACAAAtgggataattatcatgtaaaaacaaaatcattATTATGTAGAATTGATGTCTTAGAAACATGATAACTACCATGTAGAAATGTGATAACTATCGTGCAAGAATGTAAAAACTATCATGTCAAAATGGGATAATTTTCATGTGAAAACTtgatattatcatgtaaaaacgtgaaaacTATCATGTACGAACAAGATAATTATTATGTGAAAACGtgatatgtaaaaacgtgaaaacaatcatgtaaaaactGGATAATTGTCATGTACAAATAGgataattatcaataaaaaatggaataattatcatgtaaattcCCTATCttagaaatgagacaactaCCATGTAGAAATGTGATAACTCATGTaagaatgtgaaaacgattatgTAAAAAcaggataattatcatgtaaaaatggtaaaattatcatgtaaaaacaagaATAATTATGTGAAATCGATATCTTAGAAAGGTGATAACCATCATGTAAGAACATGAAaactatcatttaaaaatgggacaatatcatgtaaaaacgggaTAATTTTCATGTGAAAACTTGAAAACCATCATGAAAAAAGATcattttcatgtaaaaacatgatttgtaaaaatgtgaaaattattatgtaaaaactggataattatcatgtgtaaatgggataattatgtaaaaatgggATAATTATTGTTCAAAATCAGTATCTTAGAGATGTGACACTATGATGTAAGAAGGTGAAAACTATCACGTAAAAataagataataaaaaaaaagtgatatgaACAAACGTGAGAACTATCATGTAAGAActggataattatcatgtataaATAgggtaattatcatgtaaaaatggaaTATTTGTCAGGCAAAATCGATATCTTAGAAACGTGATATACTATATAACAATCAAATGATTAGCCATTCTGCTTTCCTCTTTCAAAGTGATACATTTTCACATAtttacatgaaaattatcatatttttcataatcacgttattacatgataattatcatgttattacatgatgttattacatgataattatcacaattTTGTGTAACAGGCTTTTTAATGGTAATCATGATTTTTACATGAGTTCTCACGTTCCGACATGatatttatcacatttttacatgatagtaaaaataaaaatggggatTCTAATGTTCAAAAATGAGTTTAAAAACAGCTGTCTGACCTAAAACGCCCCCCCAAAGAACAAACAGCTTTCATAGTGTTAGATTCGGTTTCAGTCCCGTTTCAACTACAACATTAACCCTACTGCACAACAGAAAACATTCTGGtttataaaaaaacaagaaactaGATTGTTTAAAAGGTTTCGTGAATTGCGACGCGTGGTTCTGTAACTGTTTTTAGGCTTAGCCAATCACATCTCTCTTTCTGTGAAAAGCCCAATAGTAATGCAGGATTAAGGTCAAAGCCTAGAGCTCTGGATAGTTCATtgc is a window encoding:
- the npas2 gene encoding neuronal PAS domain-containing protein 2 isoform X2, producing MGKSVSMDNLSDFGGPCPSSRRDWDSSSCIDDLMDEDEKDRAKRASRNKSEKKRRDQFNVLIKELCTMLQGQGHPRKMDKSTILQRTIDVLQKQKDISAQNETCDVRQDWKPSFLSNEEFTQLMLEALDGFLIALTTDGNIIYVSDSVSSLIGHLPSDMVDQNILNFLPEREHGEVYKLLSSHMLMTDPIAADFLASEAHVEFCCHLARGNINPKEPPVYEYVKFVGDFKFHNNVPTTCNGVELTLPRSLQSSTEEQVCLIATVRLVTPQFLKDLCTVDDPCDEFTSRHSLEWKFLFLDHRASPIIGYLPFEVLGTSGYDYYHVDDLELIAECHKQLMQFGKGKSCYYRFLTKGQQWIWLRTHYYITYHQWNSKPEFIVCTHTVVSYAEVRAERRRAFGLEELSPPEIAPSSVKAQELYLDMCSTLDPPRERNSGTRSVSSHSSRKSSHTALSDSASNSYTETCTRSWQSASIGTERTPARLQVGSSKNSIQRQNSFDLVPQMSLPHSPPCSKNAAMQQQTQQQSPMFQLQQPQLGVMNQLKEQLEERTRILQADIKTQQQELHDIKEKLQLANLQMLLQQPIHSEFGQQPQQQGPGRPASQSQSGITRQHAVHPKAPSCRAHSSSPHSLLRENASPSAQVQPRISRSGQVQSVSLPMQTNTSLTMPFYTNPMMFSQTNTRHVHDANQRHTDNDFSQDGQLRMLLNQPMQTLVPSSSGSTQPSQQCNMGIPQTIYTLEQQIIAPSFPVQQVNCNAVLVPSQVFTSPIMIPHNSFISHQSQQSYQTQPQATQHSLQLQQPQQFFQMTQGLVHSGSTPSFLHTANISQQGTVGYIQQQPTPQTQQPQPQQRQYQHSQTQNANVSDFRNMLTR
- the npas2 gene encoding neuronal PAS domain-containing protein 2 isoform X1 produces the protein MGKSVSMDNLSDFGGPCPSSRRDWDSSSCIDDLMDEDEKDRAKRASRNKSEKKRRDQFNVLIKELCTMLQGQGHPRKMDKSTILQRTIDVLQKQKDISAQNETCDVRQDWKPSFLSNEEFTQLMLEALDGFLIALTTDGNIIYVSDSVSSLIGHLPSDMVDQNILNFLPEREHGEVYKLLSSHMLMTDPIAADFLASEAHVEFCCHLARGNINPKEPPVYEYVKFVGDFKFHNNVPTTCNGVELTLPRSLQSSTEEQVCLIATVRLVTPQFLKDLCTVDDPCDEFTSRHSLEWKFLFLDHRASPIIGYLPFEVLGTSGYDYYHVDDLELIAECHKQLMQFGKGKSCYYRFLTKGQQWIWLRTHYYITYHQWNSKPEFIVCTHTVVSYAEVRAERRRAFGLEELSPPEIAPSSVKAQELYLDMCSTLDPPRERNSGTRSVSSHSSRKSSHTALSDSASANSYTETCTRSWQSASIGTERTPARLQVGSSKNSIQRQNSFDLVPQMSLPHSPPCSKNAAMQQQTQQQSPMFQLQQPQLGVMNQLKEQLEERTRILQADIKTQQQELHDIKEKLQLANLQMLLQQPIHSEFGQQPQQQGPGRPASQSQSGITRQHAVHPKAPSCRAHSSSPHSLLRENASPSAQVQPRISRSGQVQSVSLPMQTNTSLTMPFYTNPMMFSQTNTRHVHDANQRHTDNDFSQDGQLRMLLNQPMQTLVPSSSGSTQPSQQCNMGIPQTIYTLEQQIIAPSFPVQQVNCNAVLVPSQVFTSPIMIPHNSFISHQSQQSYQTQPQATQHSLQLQQPQQFFQMTQGLVHSGSTPSFLHTANISQQGTVGYIQQQPTPQTQQPQPQQRQYQHSQTQNANVSDFRNMLTR